A region of Thermothielavioides terrestris NRRL 8126 chromosome 6, complete sequence DNA encodes the following proteins:
- a CDS encoding 90S preribosome component RRP12, whose protein sequence is MASPSLKEKLDKIRSPNLQNQKQTASVLEGVESAFKERNTEPTPTAYFAALLSLLDNKTLAQPVVYLLDLVTPFVPEPLLRAKFTQILTLLAPVLSQPEADAPLVRSSIGCLEGLLLAQDAAAWEMSAAVIGPRRAVGGLLSFALDPRPKVRKRAQEALRKILKNPPPSPSLDHPAAAMCAETAMLSLQALADKAAQLRKEKKGSEGVHDPELIHALQLVKTVASASGGWPSKKIEALCELLLGIARSGNEYMSMAVFDIFEMIFEGMADEVASAKLPRLLEIIKELRPARNDTQLLPPWIAILSRAYDVSAQISPEETFQELLEPFNMVAGYLESEAKNIRISASECLVSFMANCVPRNVLVDPSVYDEKVIRQLVNTVEGLLTVKYQAAWLETFNVIGAMFDALRWRAAPDLLGITKSIGEMRGNDAFAGKQEADEVLGKAIRAMGPEAVLSVLPLNLAKPTKGQPGRAWMLPLLRDYTSHTNLAHFKTEFVPLSATMFQRVLDHGAAAKTMEVKIFETVVQQIWSILPGYCDLPLDLTDAFDKGFAEMLTTLLYEQVDLRLDVCRALKALVESNQAVASASDEDDPVLLARVSPETAQKNLEYLGTTFAADFLAVLFNVYSTTLPQKRGPILQTINSYLSIIPPARLMETFDLVCEKLAAALQEPVEKPKNQQSGEQVPSTAHTLMDLVVTMSIYLPRESFEALFKIASLVIFKDDDPQLQKKAYKLIPRLADSEVGKAALEQRHSEIQALILSSAEKVSAPARRERLAAIAALIPFIPDTSLHFIPSVLSEVVISCKEHNEKARTTAFDLLVLMGHKMVAADGALIDNSKVPHMPKDAPMAKASIEEYFTMISAGLAGSTPHMISASIIAITRVLYEFREALSKETMADLVQTMDLFLTSNNREIVKSVLGFVKVCVISLPTDMMLPRLATLIPNVMVWSHEHKGHFRAKVKHILERMVRRFGVDVVNKHCPEADRKLITNIRKTKERNKRKKAAAARDGGADGSDAEEAGARRRSRFESEYDQALYSSDEDESDDESHSDDSDIEMTGRRQKRRAAHKTGTAGGTAYILEDEDEPLDLLDRNALANISTTKPGRLKKAPPAGRKTKVRTDADGKLILGGEDGMDIDAPPSAGASAGAGGQEEEEESGVNAYVAALRGKDVPRRGLRGKLKWNRGRKGADEDEDEEESEDGGMEVDEGAAAKAFRDRAGGSSSSRKRGGGDGKGRGGGGLGKGKVGRAGKGGIAAAVGRRGLGQEKRRGPAIYGSRVSKGGKGRP, encoded by the exons ATGGCTTCTCCTTCGCTGAAAGAGAAGCTGGACAAGATCCGGTCTCCGAATCTGCAGAACCAGAAGCAG ACCGCCAGTGtgctcgagggcgtcgagtCCGCCTTCAAGGAGCGCAACACCGAACCAACCCCGACTGCTTACTTCGCAGCACTCCTCAGCTTGCTCGATAACAAGACTCTCGCACAACCCGTCGTATATCTTCTCGATCTCGTCACCCCCTTCGTGCCTGAGCCCCTCCTCCGGGCCAAGTTCACCCAGATCCTCACGCTGCTGGCCCCCGTGCTGTCGCAGCCCGAAGCCGATGCGCCCCTGGTCAGGTCCTCGATTGGTTGCTTGGAAGGTCTGCTGCTGGCCCAGGATGCCGCGGCGTGGGAGATGAGCGCCGCCGTGATCGGCCCGCGGcgggccgtcggcggcctgtTGAGCTTCGCCCTCGACCCGCGCCCGAAGGTGCGCAAGCGGGCTCAAGAAGCGCTGCGCAAGATCCTGAAGAAtccgccgcccagcccctCCCTCGACcaccctgccgccgccatgtGCGCCGAGACCGCCATGCTGAGcctgcaggcgctggccgacaaGGCCGCCCAGCTGAGAAAGGAGAAGAAAGGGTCCGAGGGTGTGCACGACCCTGAGCTGATCCACGCGCTTCAGCTCGTCAAGACGGTTGCTTCGGCGAGCGGCGGGTGGCCCAGCaagaagatcgaggccctGTGCGAGTTGCTCCTCGGCATCGCGCGGTCCGGAAACGAGTACATGAGCATGGCCGTGTTCGACATTTTTGAGATGATTTTCGAGGGCATGGCGGACGAGGTTGCGTCGGCCAAGCTGCCGAGGTTGCTCGAGATCATCAAGGAGCTGCGCCCGGCCCGGAACGATACCCAGCTGCTACCCCCGTGGATCGCCATTCTATCCAGAGCCTACGACGTCTCGGCGCAGATTTCGCCCGAAGAGACGTTTCAGGAGCTGTTGGAGCCCTTCAATATGGTGGCCGGATACCTCGAGTCCGAGGCAAAGAACATCCGCATTTCGGCCTCCGAGTGCTTGGTGTCGTTCATGGCCAACTGTGTGCCCCGGAATGTGCTCGTCGATCCATCAGTGTACGACGAAAAGGTCATCAGGCAGCTAGTAAACACAGTCGAGGGTCTCCTTACCGTGAAGTACCAAGCAGCGTGGCTCGAAACGTTCAACGTCATCGGCGCCATGTTCGACGCCCTGCGCTGGAGGGCCGCGCCTGACCTCCTCGGCATCACCAAGAGCATCGGCGAGATGCGCGGCAATGATGCCTTTGCGGGGAAGCAGGAAGCCGACGAAGTGCTTGGGAAGGCGATCCGGGCGATGGGCCCTGAGGCCGTACTCAGCGTCCTACCCCTGAACCTCGCAAAGCCGACCAAAGGCCAGCCGGGCAGGGCGTGGATGCTCCCGCTTCTGCGCGACTACACGTCCCATACCAACCTTGCTCATTTCAAAACAGAGTTTGTGCCTCTGAGTGCCACCATGTTTCAGCGCGTGCTTGAtcacggtgccgccgccaagaCGATGGAGGTCAAAATCTTTGAGACCGTCGTCCAACAGATCTGGTCAATTCTCCCAGGTTACTGCGACCTCCCGCTGGACCTAACAGACGCCTTCGACAAGGGCTTCGCCGAGATGCTGACGACGTTGCTTTACGAGCAAGTCGACTTGCGGCTCGATGTGTGCCGGGCGCTCAAGGCGCTTGTGGAGTCGAACCAGGCCGTGGCCTCGGCGTCAGACGAAGACGACCCGGTTCTGCTGGCCAGGGTAAGCCCGGAGACAGCGCAAAAGAACCTTGAATATCTCGGGACCACCTTCGCGGCCGACTTTCTTGCCGTACTTTTCAATGTCTACAGCACGACCCTCCCCCAGAAACGGGGCCCCATATTACAGACCATCAACTCGTACCTCAGCATCATCCCCCCAGCCCGGCTGATGGAGACCTTCGATCTCGTATGCGAGAagctggccgcggcgctcCAAGAACCAGTCGAAAAGCCCAAGAACCAGCAGAGCGGCGAGCAAGTGCCTTCTACCGCGCACACCCTGATGGATCTCGTGGTCACCATGTCGATTTACCTGCCTAGGGAGAGCTTCGAGGCTTTGTTCAAGATCGCATCCTTAGTCATCTTTAAGGACGACGACCCGCAACTGCAAAAGAAGGCTTACAAGCTGATTCCGCGGTTGGCCGACTCGGAAGTCGGCAAGGCCGCTCTTGAGCAGAGGCACAGCGAGATTCAGGCGCTCATTCTGTCGAGCGCCGAGAAGGTCTCTGCGCCTGCAAGGAGAGAGCGTCTTGCTGCAATTGCCGCTCTGATCCCCTTCATCCCCGACACGTCGCTCCACTTTATCCCGTCCGTGCTTTCCGAGGTGGTCATCAGCTGCAAAGAGCACAATGAGAAGGCCCGGACCACCGCGTTCGATCTGCTCGTTCTGATGGGCCACAAGATGGTGGCTGCTGACGGAGCGCTGATCGACAACAGCAAGGTGCCGCACATGCCCAAGGACGCTCCGATGGCAAAGGCTTCCATCGAGGAGTACTTCACTATGATCAGCGCCGGCCTCGCGGGCAGCACGCCGCACATgatctcggcctccatcATCGCCATCACGCGCGTGCTCTACGAGTTCCGGGAGGCGCTGAGCAAGGAGACGATGGCGGACCTGGTGCAGACCATGGACCTCTTCCTGACGTCCAACAACCGCGAGATTGTGAAGAGCGTGCTCGGCTTCGTCAAGGTGTGCGTCATCAGCCTGCCGACCGACATGATGCTGCCGCGGCTCGCCACGCTGATCCCCAACGTCATGGTCTGGAGCCACGAGCACAAGGGCCACTTCCGCGCCAAGGTCAAGCACATCCTCGAGCGCATGGTGCGCCgcttcggcgtcgacgtggtCAACAAGCACTGCCCGGAGGCCGACCGCAAGCTGATCACCAACATCCGCAAGACCAAGGAGCGCAACAAGCGCAAGAAGGCAGCGGCCGCccgggacggcggcgcggacgggtccgatgccgaggaggccggcgccAGGCGCCGGAGCCGCTTCGAGAGCGAGTACGACCAGGCGCTCTACagcagcgacgaggacgagtcgGACGACGAGTCGCACTCGGACGACTCGGACATCGAGATGACGGGCCGCCGGCAGaagcgccgcgccgcccacaaGACCGGCACCGCAGGCGGCACCGCGTACAtcctcgaggacgaggacgagccgctcgacctgctcgaccgCAACGCGCTCGCCAACATCTCGACCACCAAGCCCGGCAGGCTGAAgaaggcgccgccggccggcaggaAGACCAAGGTGCGCAcggacgccgacggcaagctcatcctcggcggcgaggacgggaTGGACATcgacgcgccgccgtccgccggTGCTagtgctggtgctggcgggcaggaggaggaggaggagagcggcGTGAACGCGTAtgtcgcggcgctgcggggcAAGGACGTCCCGCGGCGCGGGCTGCGCGGCAAGCTCAAGTGGAACCGCGGAAGGaagggcgccgacgaggacgaggacgaggaggagagcgaggatgGCGGGATGGAGGTGGacgagggcgcggcggcgaaggcgttCAGGGACAGGGCTgggggcagcagcagtagtAGGAAGAgaggcggtggtgatgggaaagggcgaggcggcggtggactCGGAAAGGGCAAGGTTGGAAGGgccggcaagggcggcattgctgctgccgtcgggCGGAGGGGGCTCGGGCAGGAGAAGCGGAGGGGTCCGGCCATTTACGGGAGTCGGGTTAGCAAGGGCGGGAAGGGGAGGCCATGA